From the Microbacterium sp. W4I4 genome, one window contains:
- the der gene encoding ribosome biogenesis GTPase Der, which yields MAEDDYEGGPDDLAEKMADLDEELAQKRADLMRATLSDYDLDEDDAHLLDGVTRGEDGIEYMPALPVVAIVGRPNVGKSALVNRILGRREAVVEDTPGVTRDRVTYKAEWMDRRFSIVDTGGWEPDAKGIDRSVAAQAEVAIDLADMVLFVVDAKVGATSTDEHVVKMLRKSGKPVFLVANKIDDARQEPEAAALWNLGLGEPYPVSAIHGRGVADLLDMVMEKLPEVSAVAKAEIGGPRRVAILGRPNVGKSSLLNKAAKEERVVVNDLAGTTRDPVDEIVELGGKMWRLVDTAGIRRRVHLQQGADFYASLRTSAALEKAEVAIVVLDVSQSISVQDLNIIDMVLESGRALVLAFNKWDRLSDDDLENADRRRYLEREIEQDLAHVAWAPRVNISAKTGWHFDKLVPALERALENWDRRIPTGKFNAFITELVAAHPHPLRGGKQPRILFGTQAITRPPTFVLFTTGFLDPGYRRFIQRRLRELYSFEGTPIVINMRVRERRQR from the coding sequence ATGGCTGAAGACGACTACGAAGGCGGTCCGGACGACCTGGCCGAGAAGATGGCCGACCTGGATGAGGAGCTCGCCCAGAAGCGCGCCGATCTCATGCGGGCGACCCTCTCCGACTACGACCTGGACGAAGACGACGCCCACCTGCTCGACGGGGTGACCCGCGGCGAGGACGGCATCGAGTACATGCCGGCGCTGCCGGTCGTCGCGATCGTCGGCCGCCCGAACGTCGGCAAGTCCGCGCTCGTGAACCGCATCCTCGGCCGCCGTGAGGCCGTCGTCGAGGACACCCCCGGCGTCACCCGCGACCGCGTCACCTACAAGGCCGAGTGGATGGACCGTCGGTTCTCGATCGTCGACACGGGTGGCTGGGAGCCGGATGCCAAGGGCATCGACCGTTCCGTGGCCGCGCAGGCCGAGGTGGCCATCGACCTGGCCGACATGGTGCTGTTCGTCGTCGACGCGAAGGTCGGCGCGACCTCGACCGACGAGCACGTCGTGAAGATGCTGCGCAAGAGCGGCAAGCCGGTCTTCCTCGTGGCGAACAAGATCGACGACGCGCGTCAGGAGCCCGAGGCCGCGGCGCTCTGGAACCTGGGTCTCGGCGAGCCGTACCCGGTCTCCGCCATCCACGGGCGCGGCGTCGCCGACCTCCTGGACATGGTCATGGAGAAGCTGCCCGAGGTGTCGGCGGTCGCCAAGGCCGAGATCGGCGGACCGCGCCGCGTCGCGATCCTGGGCCGACCGAACGTGGGCAAGTCCTCGCTGCTGAACAAGGCGGCGAAGGAAGAGCGCGTGGTCGTCAACGACCTCGCCGGCACCACCCGCGACCCGGTCGACGAGATCGTCGAGCTGGGCGGGAAGATGTGGCGCCTGGTCGACACCGCAGGCATCCGCCGCCGCGTGCACCTGCAGCAGGGCGCTGACTTCTATGCGTCGCTGCGCACCTCCGCCGCGCTGGAGAAGGCCGAAGTGGCGATCGTCGTGCTCGATGTGAGCCAGTCGATCAGCGTGCAGGACCTGAACATCATCGACATGGTGCTCGAGTCGGGCCGTGCGCTCGTGCTCGCGTTCAACAAGTGGGACCGCCTGTCGGACGACGACCTGGAGAACGCCGATCGGCGCCGCTACCTGGAGCGCGAGATCGAGCAGGACCTCGCGCACGTCGCGTGGGCGCCTCGGGTGAACATCTCGGCGAAGACCGGATGGCACTTCGACAAGCTCGTTCCGGCTCTGGAGCGTGCACTGGAGAACTGGGATCGCCGCATCCCGACCGGCAAGTTCAACGCATTCATCACCGAACTCGTCGCCGCGCACCCGCACCCGCTGCGCGGAGGCAAGCAGCCGCGCATCCTGTTCGGCACGCAGGCGATCACGCGTCCGCCGACGTTCGTGCTGTTCACGACCGGATTCCTCGACCCGGGCTACCGCCGGTTCATCCAGCGCCGCCTGCGCGAGCTGTACTCCTTCGAGGGCACGCCGATCGTCATCAACATGCGCGTCAGGGAGCGCCGCCAGCGCTGA